From Amphiura filiformis chromosome 20, Afil_fr2py, whole genome shotgun sequence, a single genomic window includes:
- the LOC140142435 gene encoding atrial natriuretic peptide receptor 3-like, which yields MDHRVILVAFYFFVIHKGSSQDMKRTEDGKHSYDLVVILPKDNMFEFSLSRILPGINIAAESKRVKDIVPNIVFNVMGADSGCDTKTAPLVAIDTMINKTVDAFLGPVCDYAAAPIARYANHWKKPVITAGGQARAFINKHEYFITRTFLVYSKTGEALADIVADELGFNQHLLIYRYDPNDITQKDCFFITNGFHDAYMKKINNFDIQVEWFREEDHDFKHDILKYMIYDTRGMLSYSVFKISPF from the coding sequence ATGGATCACCGTGTGATATTGGTGgcattttatttctttgttaTCCACAAAGGATCGTCTCAGGATATGAAGAGAACCGAAGATGGAAAGCATTCCTATGATCTTGTTGTTATTCTTCCCAAGGATAACATGTTTGAATTTTCCTTATCTAGGATCTTACCTGGGATTAATATCGCTGCGGAAAGTAAAAGGGTGAAGGATATCGTACCTAATATTGTGTTTAATGTTATGGGTGCCGATAGTGGTTGTGATACCAAAACGGCTCCACTTGTCGCCATTGACACCATGATCAATAAAACTGTTGATGCATTTCTAGGACCTGTATGTGATTATGCCGCAGCACCTATAGCCAGATATGCTAACCATTGGAAAAAACCAGTTATCACAGCTGGTGGTCAGGCTAGAGCTTTTATAAACAAACATGAATATTTCATCACTCGTACGTTCTTGGTCTATTCCAAAACTGGAGAAGCATTAGCAGATATTGTAGCAGATGAGCTTGGATTTAATCAGCATCTTTTAATATATCGTTATGATCCTAACGATATAACGCAGAAGGACTGCTTTTTTATAACGAATGGTTTTCACGACGCTTATATGAAAAAGATCAATAATTTTGATATCCAAGTGGAATGGTTCCGAGAAGAAGACCACGATTTTAAACATGATATACTTAAGTATATGATCTACGACACACGAGGTATGTTGTCTTATTCTGTCTTTAAGATAAGTCCATTTTAA